A DNA window from Coprobacter tertius contains the following coding sequences:
- a CDS encoding LysM peptidoglycan-binding domain-containing protein produces the protein MRVFFLFVILFIASITVKADILPVKPSAKDTISDKDIILPESLENDVDSLFSNWYLKKYAIIDENCISTSVNIDYPDSVYIQRLANMPTIIEMPFNQIVKTYINFYTQKRRKLVEVMMGLGNYYFPIFEQELERQGLPLELKYLPIIESALRPEATSRAGAAGLWQFMIGTAKVLGMEVNSLVDERRDPLKSSEMAARYLKELYNIYHDWGLAIAAYNCGPGNVNKAIRRSGGKDYWEIYNYLPRETRGYLPAFIAANYVMRYYSDHNICPVLSDMPLTTDTIHINEQVHLQQIADVLQIPVDQLRSLNPQYRRDIVPGNAKTRTLILPSQQVYAFIEQKDSILQYRPDLYARRTTVDPSGYNSVSGYTYHKVRRGESLSTIAHKYGVSVKQLRKWNNLRSNTINTGKRLRVSAPVLASRETKPVVKTKPIAKNEVATVVDSSKTVVVNAAEARDEKVLSDNNPVTRQKTVSTLYHRIKPGESLSVIADKYGVSVSRLKSWNGLKSNNIRAGKSLKIQKTKYIDVPVKEENESQQLMADAKKEGNKVETIENSSAEAKNEKLEKEEVLARKNTGKTETSVTGAEKYLYHKVTRGESLWTISRRFPGVTSELIIKLNNLEDASLKVGQVLKIPVV, from the coding sequence ATGCGCGTATTTTTTTTATTTGTCATTCTGTTTATAGCCAGTATAACGGTAAAAGCTGATATATTGCCTGTAAAGCCATCTGCAAAAGATACTATCTCCGATAAAGATATCATACTTCCCGAAAGTCTCGAAAACGATGTGGATAGTCTTTTTTCTAATTGGTATCTTAAAAAATATGCTATTATCGATGAGAATTGTATCAGTACCAGTGTCAATATCGACTATCCCGACTCGGTTTATATTCAGCGGTTGGCCAATATGCCTACTATTATCGAGATGCCTTTTAATCAGATCGTAAAAACTTATATTAATTTTTATACTCAAAAACGGCGTAAGCTCGTAGAAGTTATGATGGGTTTGGGAAATTATTATTTCCCGATTTTCGAACAGGAACTCGAACGACAGGGACTACCGCTCGAATTGAAATATCTACCGATTATAGAATCGGCTTTACGGCCCGAGGCCACTTCCCGTGCCGGAGCTGCAGGGCTGTGGCAATTTATGATCGGAACTGCTAAAGTTTTAGGGATGGAGGTAAACAGTCTGGTCGATGAGCGTCGTGATCCGTTAAAGTCGTCTGAAATGGCCGCTCGTTATCTGAAGGAATTATATAATATATATCATGATTGGGGGTTGGCGATTGCTGCTTATAACTGTGGTCCCGGAAATGTGAATAAAGCGATTCGTCGTTCGGGAGGTAAAGACTATTGGGAGATTTATAATTATCTGCCCCGTGAAACGAGAGGATACCTTCCCGCCTTTATTGCGGCTAATTATGTGATGCGTTATTATAGTGATCATAATATATGTCCGGTATTGTCTGATATGCCCCTTACGACCGATACGATACATATAAACGAACAGGTTCATTTGCAGCAAATTGCCGATGTGTTGCAGATACCTGTCGATCAATTGCGGTCTCTTAATCCGCAATATCGCCGCGATATAGTACCGGGAAATGCTAAAACACGTACACTTATTCTTCCTTCGCAGCAAGTTTATGCTTTTATCGAACAAAAGGATTCGATTTTGCAGTATCGCCCCGATTTGTATGCGCGTCGTACGACTGTAGATCCTTCGGGATATAATTCAGTATCGGGTTATACATATCACAAAGTACGAAGAGGAGAATCATTGTCTACAATAGCGCATAAATACGGGGTATCGGTGAAACAATTGCGTAAATGGAATAATTTACGTAGTAATACGATAAACACAGGCAAACGTTTACGGGTAAGTGCCCCGGTTTTGGCTTCCCGGGAAACAAAACCGGTTGTAAAAACGAAACCGATTGCAAAAAATGAAGTTGCAACTGTGGTCGATTCATCTAAAACAGTTGTTGTGAATGCAGCGGAAGCAAGGGATGAAAAGGTGTTGTCAGATAATAATCCTGTTACCCGTCAGAAAACGGTTTCAACGCTTTATCATCGGATTAAACCGGGTGAAAGTCTTTCAGTGATTGCTGATAAATATGGAGTGTCGGTGAGTCGGTTGAAATCTTGGAACGGTTTGAAAAGTAATAATATTAGAGCGGGAAAAAGTTTGAAAATACAAAAAACGAAATATATTGATGTCCCGGTAAAAGAGGAGAATGAATCTCAGCAGCTGATGGCCGATGCGAAGAAGGAGGGTAATAAAGTTGAAACTATTGAAAATAGCAGTGCGGAAGCAAAAAACGAAAAACTTGAAAAAGAAGAGGTTTTAGCTCGCAAAAATACCGGTAAGACTGAAACTTCGGTTACAGGTGCTGAAAAATATTTATACCATAAAGTTACGAGAGGAGAAAGCTTGTGGACAATCTCACGACGTTTCCCGGGAGTTACTTCGGAGCTTATTATAAAATTGAATAATCTGGAAGATGCTTCTCTTAAAGTAGGACAAGTATTGAAAATACCTGTAGTATAA
- a CDS encoding ParA family protein, which produces MGKVIAIANQKGGVGKTTTSINLAASLAALDKKVLVVDADPQANASSGLGVDLKNVTTSIYECLINGESLRKATAETCVPGLDIVCSRIDLVGAELELLNIENRERVLAVLLDEVKGEYDYILIDCSPSLGLITVNSLTAADSVIIPVQAEYFALEGISKLLNTIKIIKSKLNPALEIEGFLLTMYDSRLRLANQIYEELKVHFRDMVFTTVIQRNIRLSEAPSHGIPALLYDKDSKGSLNHLQLAQELINRTKRK; this is translated from the coding sequence ATGGGTAAAGTAATCGCTATCGCAAATCAGAAAGGGGGAGTGGGGAAAACCACGACTTCAATCAATCTGGCCGCTTCGCTGGCCGCTCTTGATAAAAAGGTGCTCGTAGTAGATGCCGATCCTCAGGCTAACGCATCTTCGGGATTAGGAGTCGATTTAAAAAATGTAACGACTTCAATTTACGAATGCCTTATCAATGGAGAGTCTTTGCGTAAAGCAACTGCGGAGACTTGTGTCCCGGGACTCGATATCGTTTGTTCTCGAATCGATTTGGTGGGTGCTGAGCTCGAACTTTTGAATATAGAGAACCGAGAGCGTGTTTTGGCTGTACTTCTCGATGAGGTGAAAGGAGAATATGATTATATCCTGATTGATTGTTCTCCTTCTTTAGGTCTGATAACGGTAAATTCACTTACTGCAGCCGATTCGGTTATTATTCCGGTTCAGGCAGAATATTTTGCTCTCGAAGGCATCAGCAAATTACTGAATACAATAAAGATTATAAAATCGAAACTGAATCCAGCTCTCGAAATCGAAGGTTTTCTGTTGACGATGTATGATTCTCGCTTGCGTTTAGCTAACCAGATATATGAGGAGTTGAAAGTACATTTTAGGGATATGGTATTTACTACGGTGATACAACGGAATATTCGCCTGAGCGAGGCTCCCAGCCATGGAATACCGGCATTACTTTATGATAAGGATTCGAAAGGAAGTCTTAATCATTTACAGCTTGCACAGGAATTGATAAACAGGACAAAAAGGAAATAA
- a CDS encoding ParB/RepB/Spo0J family partition protein, whose translation MATFKRNALGRGLDALITMDDVKTSGSSSINEIELSKIKPNPDQPRREFDSDGLAELATSIRELGIIQPISLRQVDDGTYQIIAGERRYRASLMAGLTSVPAYVRTAEDETMMEMALIENIQREDLNSIEIALTFQKLIEQYELTQERLSERIGKKRATIANYLRLLKLPAEIQMGLKNKHIDMGHARALLSIDDPAMQLRIYELIQENGYSVRKVEELVKEYSSGEGNLKVISKTKPAVREEYDLLKKHLSSFFKTPVQFTCNQSGKGKISIPFKNEEELERLMAIFDQLK comes from the coding sequence ATGGCTACATTTAAAAGAAATGCTTTAGGTCGGGGACTCGATGCCCTTATAACGATGGATGATGTTAAAACATCTGGCTCGTCGTCTATAAATGAGATTGAACTTTCGAAAATAAAGCCTAATCCCGATCAGCCCAGGCGGGAGTTTGATTCCGATGGCTTAGCCGAACTTGCGACATCTATTCGGGAACTGGGAATAATTCAGCCTATTTCTTTACGTCAGGTTGACGACGGTACATATCAGATTATAGCTGGAGAACGCCGATATCGAGCTTCGCTTATGGCAGGTCTTACATCTGTTCCTGCTTATGTGCGTACTGCAGAAGATGAGACGATGATGGAAATGGCACTCATCGAAAATATCCAGCGGGAAGATCTGAATTCGATAGAGATCGCTCTTACCTTTCAGAAATTGATCGAACAATACGAGCTTACTCAGGAAAGATTGAGTGAACGTATCGGGAAAAAGCGGGCAACAATTGCCAATTATCTGCGTTTGTTGAAGCTTCCGGCAGAAATACAAATGGGGCTTAAAAACAAACACATCGATATGGGGCATGCGAGGGCTTTGCTCTCTATCGATGATCCGGCTATGCAACTCCGAATTTATGAATTGATTCAGGAAAACGGTTATTCGGTACGTAAGGTCGAGGAACTGGTAAAAGAGTATTCGTCTGGAGAGGGTAATCTTAAGGTAATATCGAAAACTAAACCTGCAGTACGGGAGGAATATGATTTACTGAAAAAGCATTTATCGTCTTTCTTTAAGACACCGGTACAATTTACTTGTAATCAGTCCGGAAAGGGAAAGATTAGTATACCTTTTAAAAATGAAGAAGAACTGGAACGTCTCATGGCAATTTTCGACCAACTGAAATAA
- the surE gene encoding 5'/3'-nucleotidase SurE, with protein sequence MTTSKSNFSKPLILVTNDDGIDAKGINELIKMIDSLGEILVVAPDSPRSGQSSAISSGYPLRLIPVEKKEDFTSFKTNGTPVDCIKLALNFLCDRRPDLLVSGINHGSNAGVSVVYSGTMGAAIEGAIVGIPSAGFSLCSHNPDANFSACSDIVTFTCRKLLEQGLPQSVCLNINIPASDKINGVKVCRQAHGYWTEEYDRRTDPYGKDYFWLTGQFINLEPDNEETDEWALAHNYISVVPTTYDQSAIKYIDTTRNLFSE encoded by the coding sequence ATGACAACAAGTAAATCCAATTTTTCCAAACCTCTTATTTTAGTCACCAACGACGACGGCATCGACGCAAAAGGAATAAATGAATTAATAAAAATGATCGACAGTCTGGGAGAAATCCTGGTAGTTGCCCCCGATTCTCCTCGATCAGGACAATCGAGCGCTATATCATCGGGATATCCTCTACGACTTATACCCGTAGAAAAGAAAGAGGATTTTACCTCTTTCAAAACAAATGGAACCCCAGTAGATTGTATAAAACTCGCACTTAACTTTCTATGCGACAGACGCCCCGATTTATTGGTATCTGGAATAAACCACGGATCAAATGCAGGAGTTAGCGTAGTATATTCAGGAACAATGGGGGCGGCGATAGAAGGTGCAATCGTAGGCATTCCTTCGGCAGGATTTTCACTCTGTTCTCACAACCCCGATGCAAACTTTTCAGCATGCAGCGATATCGTTACTTTTACCTGTCGAAAACTCCTTGAACAAGGATTACCCCAATCGGTATGCTTAAATATCAATATCCCGGCATCCGACAAAATTAACGGTGTAAAAGTCTGTCGTCAGGCACATGGCTATTGGACCGAAGAATACGATCGTAGAACAGACCCATATGGAAAAGATTATTTCTGGCTTACCGGACAATTTATAAATCTCGAACCCGATAACGAAGAAACCGACGAATGGGCGTTAGCTCACAATTATATCTCTGTAGTACCTACGACTTACGATCAATCGGCCATAAAATACATCGATACGACTCGCAACTTATTTTCCGAATAA
- a CDS encoding winged helix-turn-helix domain-containing protein: MDREEIGLNAGLVWNALNGGEKLTLKGLKKVTKLKDKELYAALGWLSREDKISIEETEGDLLIGLI; this comes from the coding sequence ATGGATAGAGAAGAAATCGGCTTGAATGCCGGATTAGTGTGGAATGCACTGAACGGTGGCGAAAAATTGACACTGAAAGGACTTAAGAAAGTTACCAAGCTCAAAGATAAAGAGCTTTACGCTGCATTGGGATGGTTATCTCGTGAAGATAAGATCTCTATTGAAGAGACTGAAGGCGATTTGTTGATCGGCCTTATCTGA
- a CDS encoding T9SS type A sorting domain-containing protein, with amino-acid sequence MNFRNILVFLFLLSSSILSGQLCLTRQYNQPRVGDVLKWTRTTYQPADSTGKDCVWDFSKVKAGGPVESVSYGFDVRDGSIVKEAFSTRFYYHDEGDTVFLKGYENESSIVRHVFPRPLFCYPFAYGDSVSGYLYTRGKYCDRLSLEQLGTGHTVVDGEGILILPGKDTLRHVLQITTTERYVQDATPITASYYLPDSLRIPHVKDSIAYRLVNDSSVIELRVTSWYARGYRYPLFESYENLILTPDTSYVMNRFSLYCSLDSMESYVGYDPENEWLLAEGEDENPREETKPEISWKERLELKIYPNPVRDELRVEYILPEAVSVNLSVQDMTGRILYSGGTHREEGDYRKTIPVSGFPRGQLLLVMRIENEIVTRIIIKE; translated from the coding sequence ATGAATTTTCGTAATATCTTAGTTTTTCTTTTTTTATTATCCAGTTCAATTTTATCGGGGCAATTATGCCTGACTCGCCAGTATAATCAACCCAGAGTAGGCGATGTACTTAAGTGGACCCGTACTACTTATCAACCGGCCGATTCAACGGGAAAGGACTGTGTGTGGGATTTTTCGAAAGTGAAGGCCGGGGGGCCGGTAGAAAGTGTCTCGTATGGTTTCGACGTTCGGGACGGTAGCATTGTAAAGGAAGCTTTTTCGACCCGGTTTTATTATCATGATGAGGGTGATACGGTGTTTCTGAAAGGTTATGAAAACGAGTCGTCGATCGTGCGTCATGTTTTTCCACGTCCATTGTTCTGTTATCCGTTCGCATACGGCGATAGTGTTTCAGGGTACCTCTATACACGCGGAAAATATTGCGATCGTTTGTCTTTGGAACAGTTAGGTACAGGTCATACGGTGGTAGATGGTGAAGGAATATTGATCTTACCTGGAAAAGATACGTTGCGCCATGTGCTGCAGATAACGACTACCGAGCGTTATGTACAGGATGCTACTCCAATAACAGCGTCCTATTATTTGCCGGATTCGTTACGAATACCGCACGTGAAAGACAGCATCGCTTATCGGTTGGTCAATGATAGTTCGGTCATCGAACTTAGGGTAACGTCGTGGTATGCTCGAGGTTACCGTTATCCGTTGTTTGAGTCTTATGAAAATTTGATCTTAACCCCTGATACGTCTTACGTGATGAATCGTTTTTCGTTGTATTGCAGCCTCGACAGCATGGAAAGTTATGTGGGTTACGATCCGGAGAACGAGTGGTTGTTGGCGGAAGGGGAAGACGAAAATCCGAGGGAAGAAACAAAGCCCGAAATTTCGTGGAAAGAACGTTTAGAATTGAAAATTTATCCAAATCCGGTACGAGACGAACTCCGTGTAGAATATATTTTACCAGAAGCGGTTTCGGTAAATCTATCGGTTCAAGATATGACGGGACGTATTTTATATTCGGGAGGAACGCACCGGGAGGAAGGGGATTACCGTAAAACGATTCCGGTATCGGGCTTCCCGAGGGGTCAGTTGTTATTGGTTATGAGAATAGAGAATGAGATCGTTACCCGGATAATAATAAAAGAGTAG
- a CDS encoding DUF5683 domain-containing protein yields MGTIRNIKYCNSLFTGVCAVVTMVCLLFSTNLSAQQPVVEDTLEVGPPVTIVADSIINEGINEVKQNKKEMMEAPPSGMPLPVIPDSLLFTPDPMKAVWYSALFPGLGQIYNRRYWKLPIVIGGYMGLIYATSWNNRYYTDYSMAYRDIMDNDPTTNSYINFLPYNNRNDEFVNANLDWLKGSLKRKKDFYRRNRDLCIISMVGLYLVCMIDAYVDAQLYQFDISPDVSMQLLPAVITPAPYSRASLGLQCAITF; encoded by the coding sequence TTGGGTACGATTCGGAACATAAAATATTGTAATTCCTTGTTTACGGGTGTTTGTGCCGTTGTTACTATGGTTTGTTTATTATTTTCAACAAATCTTTCGGCTCAGCAACCCGTTGTTGAAGATACTCTCGAGGTCGGCCCACCGGTTACGATTGTTGCCGATAGTATCATAAATGAAGGGATTAACGAAGTAAAGCAAAACAAGAAAGAGATGATGGAGGCTCCTCCTTCAGGTATGCCTCTTCCGGTGATTCCCGACTCGTTATTATTTACACCCGATCCGATGAAAGCCGTTTGGTACTCGGCTTTGTTTCCGGGGCTGGGGCAGATATATAACCGTCGCTATTGGAAGCTGCCGATTGTAATCGGCGGTTATATGGGGCTGATATATGCAACATCCTGGAATAATCGTTATTATACCGATTATTCTATGGCGTACAGGGATATTATGGATAATGACCCGACGACGAACAGCTATATTAATTTTTTGCCCTATAATAACCGGAATGATGAGTTTGTTAACGCAAATCTCGATTGGTTGAAAGGTTCTCTAAAACGGAAAAAGGACTTTTACAGGCGTAATCGTGATTTGTGTATTATTTCTATGGTAGGATTATATCTGGTCTGTATGATCGATGCATATGTCGATGCCCAGCTCTACCAATTCGATATCAGCCCCGATGTGAGCATGCAGTTGCTTCCGGCTGTGATTACTCCGGCACCGTATTCCCGGGCATCATTGGGTTTACAGTGCGCCATAACCTTTTAA